From one Anopheles cruzii chromosome 3, idAnoCruzAS_RS32_06, whole genome shotgun sequence genomic stretch:
- the LOC128269817 gene encoding uncharacterized protein LOC128269817, which produces MRTLHRDKRHRRRESAPPTVGQNQDVAYLEALAKFNEWRAQQRNSDIDAAALLNVANGGSECPPVPRPSLAYRPIKEEGSGDDSDCECDFSSDIELAADERMPLSRTVSNCTRLEVPKSPRYARHHRASTAVAAPSATPPFDAIAPKKPQRSVEFYRNITRIPVDGQDHWNNTPVEKNHSSVDVRFSLPISGAAADRSKLKGKRPKGASTCFPKPNNTIHENEVAEFEAHLNGTAIGADSFGQPSPPRRFYKDNSSPYDNVTPKKQSNLKPRAGGRLFKDKPAPQPPSVGRAQSMKQSTGAGADRPAPSSCPQAKHPAAARPYSGSDSPLTGSYRNYELNSSSLYDENVISSRAYRGSMKDPSVPTPPKHHRKSLSYQTVVNKHGDLVDYALPFSDNADTTGETAPQEISRARPGQETLAEIRQCEQLINDNFHFLQSSAELPDDSTSIILEPISVLKGRSGRIITDLDRSAGASTLKEADEQDAPVRSPVLAPQLCSLREEPEADILFELDSLQKWSKSIQQSDELLQTRYSDRNLLECFRRRAGSNLVTCFPNEVRYRVGSLRAATAGPLEFSCGLFRGVAVTLRKYSLNVERSLYFAEEACKRDFEVLSQVRHPTVATLMAVSYDAALNQATLLLEPFDFTLFDYIHRMNKRLSLIHAITVVQQIASAVCYLQECGYVHSNISSGAVLMRRYPYAVKLTSFELTTESATEEVRREIEHRYGSTSSSRNSMTSSQNEELKKFTTYSRYVKIDEQFLRDKYRKLSREICETRTRRGRNGGLPGLGDTGDAARAASRFLPYCKEYREKFSLFYYVAPELLVPKSSFVYPNRSTDVYAIALLLWEILNGYVPFVVYSRAELEKLHTSSDLPLPMFERERCERFRQIFEGGLGDMGARKMSVGDMVDLLDCVLLELGMEKNGTYDWLAEDYEERDHSSEVRLKNELNDVRQLSAHVVKTAKTYFPVDDGGEPAPAKQSPQSVETLPKKPARKINRLRESTGTEVDPRSVADKKSPAGFNLSNSGIYQSIFDFNHKFLSPKSAKQAVYDRTSTVKKHKKPPRTNKKSAKELFEEPDPLNKSFTEATGAPADDCRSLEIRELDHSVRKQPSVLKDTPPASDSDDVGRTPLAHGAPSKSCDSSPGARRRSVTPRLLNNSFRFTIGDFTLPDTPIARKNRIRKHAWLSDQKLKMTVDESLPVTPEEECRSKSFFNAGLAGRSSSSFLTSTNLNCSTSLQDIKPKRINISVNIIKSPEQRESPNGGLFESTLWRKEKIICERSQLPVPAANGQPEKGPGEDQSEEQRTEEPKTEELTPDDSLSIVTAHLTSVRDAIKKIETTFEKHGFDYSPVRKVDSVGRTERGGSRTSAGTSALDESLVVEENLLVPTKVLELEKTLEAELAAQDEMQDGSPPPPPIPVSSPPSLRSQEDQPENGGSLGVAECVDNQTDREAEGPPEPIAAEPPQPPVEPRDRPTGGRVGPTSIPITFAPNSQLYMRRKALNTATTNSVATIHHHQQTLYRESIISSTEHSVPAPSTAEPFPVGAAATGVTPGSARKKKLTTRVTVNMRKISRRASDISPGSSRPNSANLDDLDLPSSGAITPTGSLKSCAANLRHSCGNELLRAFSKLRLMPPEAGETGVSKSHGPAGPTNTTADSSRSVTPVGGVIGQQPPAGRATERFVCCQCGNSMMPVEGFNVPTGSRIGMAAAFGEMSFPRESFASMFEPPMTPTSATALASRIHAMTPFQKSTEDLYIDDDFCQGLNQMGANMELVEPLDEEQYLDTFGYDIYSTEIYHAEEKEEEEEEEAHGGDLEPRDHRLPATPLTSVERAHDEAMFLEKCTQLNSESLKAEFATVLSPTDCAPPPLPSCALTSSGNREQHTS; this is translated from the exons AGACAaacgccaccgacgccgtGAAAGTGCCCCGCCGACGGTGGGCCAGAACCAGGATGTGGCTTACCTGGAAGCGTTGGCCAAGTTCAACGAGTGGAGGGCCCAGCAGCGCAACAGTGACATCGATGCGGCGGCGCTGCTCAACGTGGCCAATGGTGGTAGCGAATGCCCGCCGGTGCCCCGGCCGTCGCTAGCGTACCGCCCGATCAAGGAGGAAGGATCCGGCGACGATAGTGACTGCGAGTGTGACTTCAGCTCCGACATTGAGCTGGCGGCTGACGAGCGAATGCCGCTGAGCCGTACCGTCAGCAACTGCACCCGTCTGGAGGTGCCCAAATCGCCCCGCTACGCTCGCCATCACCGTGCTTCGACCGCAGTGGCCGCACCATCAGCAACGCCTCCGTTCGACGCGATTGCACCAAAGAAACCGCAGCGATCGGTCGAGTTTTACCGCAACATTACGCGCATCCCGGTGGACGGGCAGGACCACTGGAACAACACGCCGGTGGAAAAGAATCACTCGTCGGTCGATGTCCGCTTTTCGCTGCCCATCTCCGGTGCGGCGGCCGATCGAAGCAAGCTGAAGGGGAAGCGCCCGAAAGGGGCTTCCACCTGCTTCCCGAAGCCAAACAACACGATCCACGAGAACGAGGTGGCCGAGTTTGAGGCGCACCTGAACGGCACCGCCATCGGAGCGGATTCGTTCGGACAACCGAGTCCGCCGCGCCGCTTCTACAAGGACAACTCCAGCCCGTACGACAACGTGACCCCGAAGAAGCAGAGCAATCTGAAGCCACGTGCCGGTGGTCGCCTGTTTAAGGACAAGCCCGCTCCGCAGCCACCGAGTGTGGGGCGCGCGCAAAGCATGAAGCAAAGTACCGGGGCGGGTgcggaccgaccggccccgTCGAGCTGCCCGCAGGCCAAACACCCAGCAGCGGCTCGGCCCTACAGTGGTTCCGATTCGCCGCTGACCGGTTCGTACCGGAACTACGAGCTAAACTCGTCGTCGCTCTACGACGAGAACGTGATCTCGTCCCGTGCCTACCGTGGCTCGATGAAGGACCCATCCGTGCCGACGCCACCGAagcaccaccggaagtcgcTGTCCTATCAGACGGTCGTGAACAAGCACGGCGATCTGGTGGACTATGCGCTCCCTTTCAGCGATAATGCCGACACGACGGGTGAAACGGCACCGCAGGAGATcagccgggccaggccgggccaggaGACGCTGGCCGAGATCCGGCAGTGTGAGCAGTTGATCAACGACAACTTCCACTTCCTGCAGAGCAGCGCCGAGCTGCCGGACGATTCGACGAGCATCATCCTGGAGCCGATCAGTGTGCTGAAGGGTCGGTCCGGGCGCATCATTACCGATCTGGACCGATCGGCGGGCGCCAGCACGCTGAAGGAGGCCGATGAGCAGGACGCCCCGGTTCGATCGCCGGTCCTGGCCCCCCAGCTGTGCTCGCTACGGGAGGAACCGGAGGCGGACATATTGTTCGAGCTGGATTCGCTGCAAAAGTGGAGCAAAAGCATCCAGCAGTcggacgagctgctgcagaCGCGCTACAGTGACCGGAACCTGCTCGAGTGCTTCCGGCGCCGGGCTGGCAGCAATCTGGTGACGTGCTTCCCGAACGAGGTGCGCTACCGGGTGGGCAGCCTGCGGGCAGCGACGGCCGGTCCGCTCGAGTTTTCCTGCGGCCtgttccgtggcgtggccgtcACGCTGCGCAAATACTCGCTGAACGTCGAGCGAAGCCTGTACTTCGCGGAGGAAGCGTGCAAGCGCGATTTTGAGGTGCTGTCGCAGGTCCGCCACCCGACCGTGGCCACCCTGATGGCGGTTTCGTACGATGCGGCCCTCAACCAGGCGACCCTGCTGCTGGAGCCGTTCGATTTTACGCTCTTCGATTACATCCACCGAATG AACAAGCGGCTGTCGCTGATCCATGCCATCACGGTCGTGCAGCAGATTGCGTCGGCCGTGTGCTACCTGCAGGAGTGCGGCTACGTCCACTCGAACATCTCCAGCGGGGCCGTGCTGATGCGTCGCTACCCGTACGCCGTGAAGCTGACCTCGTTCGAGCTGACGACTGAGTCGGCCACGGAGGAGGTGCGCCGAGAGATCGAGCACCGGTACGGCAGCACTTCGTCGTCCCGCAACTCGATGACGTCGTCGCAGAATGAGGAGCTGAAAAAGTTTACCACCTACTCACGCTACGTCAAGATCGACGAACAGTTTCTGCGCGACAAGTACCGGAAGCTGTCGCGCGAGATCTGCGAAACACGCACGAGACGCGGCCGCAACGGAGGGTTGCCGGGGCTGGGCGATACGGGCGATGCTGCCCGAGCCGCCAGTCGCTTCCTGCCGTACTGCAAGGAGTATCGGGAGAAGTTTTCACTCTTCTATTACGTGGCACCGGAGTTGCTGGTGCCGAAGTCGAGCTTCGTCTATCCGAACCGCAGCACGGACGTGTACGCGATCGCGCTCCTCCTGTGGGAGATCCTGAACGGATACGTGCCGTTTGTGGTATACAGTCGGGCGGAGCTCGAGAAGCTGCACACGTCGTCCGATCTGCCGCTGCCCATGTTCGAGCGGGAGCGATGCGAACGCTTCCGGCAGATCTTCGAGGGTGGCCTGGGCGATATGGGAGCGCGCAAGATGAGCGTCGGCGACATGGTCGATCTGCTGGACTGTGTGCTGCTCGAGCTGGGCATGGAGAAGAACGGCACGTACGATTGGTTGGCGGAGGATTACGAGGAGCGGGACCACTCGTCAGAGGTGCGGCTCAAGAACGAGCTGAACGATGTCCGCCAACTGTCCGCCCATGTGGTGAAGACGGCCAAGACGTACTTTCCGGTCGATGACGGCGGCGAGCCGGCCCCCGCAAAACAGTCCCCGCAGTCGGTGGAGACGCTGCCAAAGAAGCCTGCCCGAAAGATCAATCGACTGCGGGAATCGACCGGAACGGAGGTCGATCCGCGATCGGTCGCGGACAAGAAATCGCCCGCCGGGTTCAACCTTTCGAACTCGGGTATTTATcaatcgattttcgatttcaacCACAAGTTCCTGTCGCCCAAATCGGCCAAACAGGCGGTCTACGATCGAACCAGCACGGTGAAGAAGCACAAGAAACCACCGCGGACCAACAAAAAGTCTGCGAAGGAACTGTTCGAGGAACCCGATCCGCTGAACAAGAGCTTCACAGAGGCCACCGGTGCGCCGGCTGACGATTGTCGTTCGTTGGAGATCCGGGAGCTCGACCACAGCGTACGCAAGCAGCCGAGCGTACTCAAGGACACACCGCCGGCAAGCGACTCGGACGATGTCGGCCGGACGCCACTCGCGCACGGTGCTCCTTCGAAGTCGTGTGACAGTTCGCCGGGAGCGCGGCGTCGTAGCGTGACGCCCCGGTTGCTGAACAACTCGTTCCGCTTCACGATCGGTGACTTCACGCTCCCGGACACACCGATCGCCCGGAAGAACCGCATCCGCAAGCACGCCTGGCTGTCGGATCAGAAGCTGAAGATGACCGTAGACGAGTCGCTGCCGGTCACGCCCGAGGAGGAGTGTCGCAGCAAGTCGTTCTTCAATGCGGGACTGGCGGGCCGCAGTAGTAGCTCCTTCCTAACGTCCACCAACCTAAACTGCTCGACCTCGCTGCAGGACATCAAACCAAAGCGGATCAACATCAGTGTAAACATTATCAAGTCTCCCGAGCAGCGGGAGTCCCCGAACGGTGGTCTGTTTGAGAGCACCCTCTGGCGGAAGGAGAAAATCATTTGCGAACGAAGCCAGCTACCGGTGCCGGCTGCCAACGGCCAGCCAGAAAAGGGACCCGGTGAGGACCAATCGGAAGAGCAACGGACGGAGGAGCCGAAAACGGAGGAACTCACGCCGGATGACTCCTTGAGCATCGTAACGGCGCACCTGACCTCGGTGCGGGATGCGATCAAAAAGATTGAGACCACGTTCGAAAAGCACGGCTTCGATTACAGCCCCGTGCGGAAGGTGGACTCCGTGGGCCGGACGGAACGGGGCGGTTCCCGCACATCCGCGGGAACCTCTGCGCTGGATGAGTCACTAGTTGTGGAAGAAAATTTGCTCGTACCGACGAAggtgctggagctggaaaagACACTCGAAGCGGAACTGGCGGCGCAGGACGAGATGCAGGAcggatcgccaccaccaccaccgattcCAGTGTCGTCACCGCCTTCGCTACGATCGCAAGAGGATCAGCCGGAAAACGGTGGCTCCTTGGGTGTGGCAGAATGTGTGGATAACCAAACAGACCGGGAAGCCGAGGGTCCACCAGAGCCGATCGCAGCAGAaccgccacagccaccggtAGAACCGAGAGACAGACCAACGGGTGGCAGAGTAGGGCCCACCAGCATTCCGATCACTTTCGCGCCCAACTCTCAGCTGTACATGCGTCGGAAGGCACTCAACACGGCCACGACCAACAGTGTGGCCACcatacaccaccaccagcaaacgCTCTACCGGGAAAGTATCATATCGAGCACGGAGCACAGTGTGCCGGCGCCGTCCACCGCtgaaccgtttccggtcggtgctgctgcgacgggTGTTACACCCGGAAGCGCCCGCAAGAAGAAGCTCACGACCCGGGTCACGGTGAATATGAGAAAGATTTCGCGCCGAGCATCGGACATCAGCCCGGGATCGTCGCGTCCGAACTCGGCCAATCTGGACGACCTGGATCTGCCGTCGTCCGGGGCCATCACACCGACCGGTTCGCTGAAAAGCTGCGCCGCGAACTTGCGCCACTCCTGTGGCAACGAGCTGCTGCGTGCGTTTTCGAAGCTTCGCCTGATGCCGCCGGAAGCGGGTGAAACCGGTGTCTCGAAATCACatggcccggccggcccgacgAATACGACAGCCGACTCTAGCCGCTCCGTGACGCCGGTCGGAGGAGTGATCGGCCAACAACCGCCAGCCGGTCGTGCAACGGAACGCTTCGTCTGCTGCCAGTGCGGCAATTCGATGATGCCGGTAGAAGGATTCAATG TTCCCACCGGAAGCCGTATCGGGATGGCGGCCGCTTTTGGTGAGATGAGCTTCCCGCGGGAAAGCTTTGCGTCCATGTTCGAGCCGCCGATGACGCCGACATCGGCCACCGCTTTGGCCAGCCGCATCCACGCGATGACTCCATTTCAG AAATCAACCGAGGATCTCTACATTGACGACGACTTCTGTCAGGGGCTGAATCAGATGGGTGCCAACATGGAGCTGGTGGAGCCGCTGGACGAGGAGCAGTATCTCGACACCTTTGGCTACGACATCTACTCGACCGAAATCTATCACGCCGAAGAGaaggaagaggaggaggaagaggaagccCACGGTGGCGATCTAGAACCTCGCGATCACCGCTTACCAGCCACACCACTGACCAGCGTCGAGCGTGCGCACGATGAGGCAATGTTTCTGGAAAAATGTACGCAACTCAACTCGGAAAGCCTTAAGGCGGAATTCGCCACGGTGTTGTCCCCGACGGACTGTGCGCCTCCACCGCTTCCGTCCTGCGCCCTGACTTCAAGCGGCAACCGCGAACAGCACACTTCAtag